The following proteins are encoded in a genomic region of Helicobacter macacae MIT 99-5501:
- a CDS encoding TIGR04076 family protein, which produces MKKWYNEEYEFEIEVVGFLRGEETQGYCRNGEEIGDKYKCTYGCPVNAEGQGICSKTMMIMFPAMEAVRSGGDLENIGGESKYSKVIVCPDGCVIFKLTATKMGNENFFKGGFVAH; this is translated from the coding sequence ATGAAAAAATGGTATAACGAGGAATACGAGTTTGAAATCGAAGTGGTGGGATTCTTGCGGGGCGAGGAAACACAAGGGTATTGTAGGAATGGCGAGGAGATTGGCGATAAATATAAATGCACTTATGGTTGCCCTGTAAATGCGGAGGGGCAGGGCATTTGCTCAAAAACAATGATGATAATGTTCCCTGCTATGGAGGCGGTGCGAAGTGGCGGGGATTTGGAAAATATCGGTGGAGAAAGCAAGTATAGCAAGGTTATCGTTTGCCCAGATGGTTGCGTGATTTTCAAGCTAACAGCGACTAAGATGGGCAATGAAAACTTTTTCAAAGGCGGATTTGTAGCGCATTAA
- a CDS encoding flavin reductase family protein produces the protein MIVDFGFSSALANYRLLSNTITPRPIAWVSSINSNGVVNLAPFSFFGVVNSTPPIFSLCFSLKSDGTTKDTLQNLRDTKRVSISLVMVDWLEKVEQSASEIEPNRSEASAFGIELESVDCAYPPLPKGVKVAYFCDLREILNLSVANTTALIEAKKCFVDDEIYKDDLRFLPPHLGRVGKYYLQAKEVIDPKIKE, from the coding sequence ATGATAGTGGATTTTGGATTCTCAAGCGCACTTGCAAACTACCGACTGCTAAGCAATACTATTACACCTCGTCCTATTGCGTGGGTGTCTAGCATAAATTCAAATGGTGTGGTAAATCTAGCACCTTTTAGTTTTTTTGGTGTGGTAAATTCTACGCCACCGATATTTTCGCTGTGCTTCTCGCTAAAGAGTGATGGCACTACAAAAGATACTTTGCAAAATCTGCGTGATACAAAGCGTGTGAGTATATCGCTAGTGATGGTTGATTGGCTAGAAAAAGTCGAGCAAAGTGCTAGTGAGATAGAGCCAAATAGGAGTGAGGCTAGCGCGTTTGGTATAGAGCTAGAAAGCGTAGATTGTGCCTATCCGCCGTTGCCAAAGGGCGTGAAAGTGGCTTATTTTTGTGATTTAAGAGAGATTTTGAATCTAAGTGTGGCAAACACTACCGCACTCATAGAGGCAAAAAAATGCTTTGTAGATGATGAGATTTATAAAGATGATTTGCGCTTTTTGCCACCTCATTTAGGCAGGGTGGGCAAATACTACTTGCAAGCAAAAGAAGTCATCGACCCTAAAATCAAAGAGTAA
- a CDS encoding outer membrane beta-barrel protein — MLGANITFAEDSSAFVGIGIGGGGNAFGIEKIKQSRSGLSYGFVIGYKKFFNEYLGLRFYANLDLHHNMSKLNSEDKALKAIFVNFGVNMDFLANFISNESLEFGAFAGTRIGATKITGKDIEKSKNSAERLGVKFIDTALDVALNVGLRTNIATNHGIEIALQVPFLPVELMGETTTTYKVTFGQEYSILARYTFHFD, encoded by the coding sequence TTGCTTGGTGCAAATATCACATTTGCCGAAGATAGTAGCGCATTCGTAGGAATTGGAATCGGTGGCGGTGGCAATGCTTTTGGCATTGAGAAAATCAAGCAATCTCGTAGTGGCTTAAGTTATGGTTTTGTGATTGGGTATAAGAAATTTTTTAATGAGTATTTGGGGCTTCGATTTTATGCAAACTTGGATTTGCACCATAATATGAGCAAGCTTAATAGTGAGGACAAAGCACTAAAAGCGATTTTTGTAAATTTCGGTGTAAATATGGATTTTTTAGCCAACTTTATTTCTAATGAATCGCTTGAATTTGGAGCATTTGCAGGGACTAGAATCGGTGCGACAAAGATAACAGGCAAGGATATTGAAAAATCAAAAAATAGTGCGGAAAGGTTGGGAGTAAAATTTATAGACACAGCCCTTGATGTCGCTCTAAATGTGGGACTTCGCACAAATATCGCTACAAATCACGGAATCGAAATTGCGCTACAAGTGCCATTTTTACCTGTGGAGCTAATGGGCGAAACGACAACCACATATAAAGTAACTTTTGGGCAAGAATATAGCATCTTAGCGCGATATACATTTCACTTTGATTAG
- the metK gene encoding methionine adenosyltransferase, with the protein MATKSFLFTSESVTEGHPDKMADQISDAVLDYIIARDKKARVACETLLSNGFCVIAGELKTSIYAPMQDIAREVVQDIGYTDALYGFDYKSCAVLNGIGEQSPDINQGVDREDGEIGAGDQGLMFGYACRETPSLMPLPIWLSHRLTEGLAAKRKDGTLPFLRPDGKSQVTVRYENGVPKGIDTIVISTQHSPETAQNHLKDAVIEEIVQKVLPKEYLNDNIRYFVNPTGKFVIGGPQGDAGLTGRKIIVDTYGGSCPHGGGAFSGKDPSKVDRSAAYAARYVAKNLVASGVCDKAVVQLAYAIGVVEPVSILVDTQGTGKVEDSTLTECVKKVFRLTPKGIIESLDLLRPIYRKTAAYGHFGRELPEFSWEKTDKVEAIKDFCKIK; encoded by the coding sequence ATGGCAACAAAATCTTTTCTCTTTACTTCAGAATCCGTTACAGAGGGACACCCAGATAAAATGGCTGACCAAATCAGCGATGCGGTGCTAGACTACATAATCGCGCGTGATAAAAAGGCGCGTGTGGCGTGCGAGACACTGCTTAGCAATGGCTTTTGCGTCATCGCAGGGGAGCTAAAAACGAGCATTTACGCGCCTATGCAGGACATTGCGCGTGAGGTGGTGCAAGACATTGGCTACACAGACGCGCTCTATGGCTTTGACTACAAATCCTGTGCGGTGCTAAATGGCATAGGCGAGCAAAGCCCCGATATAAATCAAGGCGTGGATAGAGAGGATGGCGAGATAGGCGCGGGAGACCAAGGGCTTATGTTTGGCTATGCGTGCCGTGAGACGCCTAGCCTTATGCCACTGCCTATTTGGCTCTCTCATCGCTTGACAGAGGGCTTAGCAGCCAAGCGCAAAGACGGCACACTGCCATTTTTGCGCCCCGATGGCAAATCTCAAGTAACCGTGCGCTATGAAAATGGTGTGCCAAAGGGCATTGATACGATTGTGATTTCTACGCAACACAGCCCTGAAACGGCGCAAAATCATCTAAAAGACGCCGTGATAGAGGAAATCGTCCAAAAAGTCCTGCCAAAGGAATATCTAAACGATAATATCCGCTACTTTGTCAATCCCACAGGCAAATTTGTCATCGGCGGACCGCAAGGAGACGCTGGGCTTACAGGGCGCAAAATCATCGTGGATACTTACGGCGGGAGCTGTCCGCACGGCGGGGGCGCATTTAGCGGGAAAGACCCTAGCAAAGTCGATAGAAGCGCGGCGTATGCGGCACGATATGTCGCTAAAAATCTCGTGGCTAGTGGCGTGTGCGACAAAGCAGTGGTGCAGTTAGCCTACGCAATCGGCGTGGTAGAGCCTGTGTCGATTCTTGTCGATACGCAAGGCACGGGCAAAGTAGAAGATTCCACTCTCACAGAATGCGTAAAAAAGGTATTTCGCCTAACGCCAAAGGGAATCATCGAATCACTTGACTTGCTCCGCCCTATTTATCGCAAAACTGCGGCGTATGGGCACTTTGGACGCGAACTGCCCGAATTTAGCTGGGAGAAAACCGACAAAGTCGAAGCAATAAAGGATTTTTGCAAAATCAAGTAG
- a CDS encoding glycosyltransferase family 9 protein: protein MKRDTTTKAQNLPQSPKILIRLPNWLGDAVMSTPALELLKSHFSKARFCLVAPSAVLEVFRGDERVEVFIPDESKKSKCRVLATKALANRVISDFGVPDIAITLTNHFYSALFLRLTKARFRVGYKRAFGSVLLNKSVPKLRNIHQVLSYANLAKCVIDLPNFGFCDIKTLESITPNLKLHLAKEAKIPSEFLDIFCDKTCDKNATKKSNQKIIGLNPAAAYGSAKRWLPSYFAEVASYFALRGEVVVIFGTKGDYELGEQILTQAQNLSQDIVQNVAQDFGTDFAKKSNAQENIQEESTQQDSVQKNILNLCGKTDIQGLMRAISKLGAFITNDSGPMHIACALGVPTIALFGPTKSSETNGFRAKDFTLLQKEVPCAPCKKRECPLPKGEGHHKCMVDLLPSLVIDEANKVLEKYAKS, encoded by the coding sequence GCCAAATTGGCTAGGAGATGCGGTTATGAGCACTCCTGCGCTAGAGCTACTAAAATCACACTTTAGCAAGGCTAGATTTTGTCTAGTCGCACCAAGCGCGGTGCTAGAAGTCTTTAGGGGTGATGAGCGCGTAGAAGTCTTTATCCCTGATGAGAGTAAAAAATCAAAGTGCCGAGTATTAGCCACAAAAGCCCTAGCAAATCGCGTGATAAGTGATTTTGGAGTGCCAGATATTGCCATTACGCTTACAAATCATTTTTATAGTGCGTTATTTTTAAGGCTTACTAAAGCGCGTTTTAGGGTGGGATATAAGCGCGCTTTTGGCAGTGTGCTACTAAATAAAAGCGTGCCAAAGCTACGAAATATCCACCAAGTGTTAAGCTATGCAAATCTAGCTAAGTGCGTGATAGATTTGCCAAATTTTGGATTTTGCGATATTAAAACGCTAGAATCTATAACGCCAAATCTTAAGCTACATTTAGCCAAAGAAGCAAAAATCCCAAGCGAGTTTTTGGATATTTTTTGTGATAAAACTTGCGATAAAAACGCTACCAAGAAATCAAATCAAAAAATCATTGGACTAAATCCAGCCGCAGCTTATGGAAGTGCTAAGAGGTGGCTGCCTAGCTATTTTGCAGAGGTTGCTAGCTATTTTGCACTGCGCGGGGAAGTGGTGGTGATTTTTGGCACAAAAGGGGACTATGAACTAGGTGAGCAGATACTCACTCAAGCGCAAAATCTGTCCCAAGATATTGTCCAAAATGTTGCGCAAGATTTTGGGACAGATTTTGCCAAAAAATCAAATGCCCAAGAAAACATACAAGAAGAAAGCACACAACAAGATAGCGTGCAAAAAAATATCTTAAATCTTTGTGGCAAGACAGATATTCAAGGGCTTATGAGGGCGATTAGCAAGCTAGGCGCGTTTATCACAAATGATAGCGGTCCTATGCACATTGCTTGTGCGCTAGGTGTGCCTACTATCGCGCTTTTTGGTCCTACAAAAAGTAGTGAGACAAATGGATTTCGCGCTAAAGATTTTACTTTGTTGCAAAAGGAAGTGCCTTGCGCTCCGTGCAAAAAGCGCGAATGCCCACTGCCAAAGGGCGAGGGACATCATAAGTGTATGGTGGATTTGCTTCCCTCTTTGGTGATAGATGAAGCAAATAAGGTTTTAGAAAAATACGCCAAATCCTAA
- a CDS encoding menaquinone biosynthesis family protein: MIKIAHSPDADDIFMYYAIKFGWVDCSLGFESVALDIETLNRATLEEVYDVSAISFALYPFVRESYALLRTAVSFGNGYGPKLIKRKGAKLKPNFKVALSGKYTTNALLFSIAYPQARVVYKNFLEIESSVLNGEVDAGVLIHESILDFSDELEVEREIWEIWRELSSEVAKESFSDEAREVLDKDECLPLPLGGMALRRSIPLNRAIEIESTLTKAVQVATDNKPLLSSMLLNRNLIRVNATQLDTYLNLYANAESISLSKKQILALDVLFALGEKHNKYDKAIKASEFFIPREYAQLRNC, encoded by the coding sequence ATGATAAAAATCGCGCATAGCCCCGATGCTGATGATATTTTTATGTATTATGCGATAAAGTTTGGGTGGGTGGATTGCTCTTTGGGATTTGAGAGTGTCGCCCTTGATATTGAGACACTAAACCGCGCCACTTTAGAGGAAGTCTATGATGTAAGTGCGATTTCTTTCGCACTATATCCGTTTGTGAGAGAATCCTACGCACTGCTTCGCACAGCAGTTAGCTTTGGCAATGGCTACGGTCCAAAGCTAATCAAACGCAAAGGAGCAAAGCTAAAGCCAAATTTCAAAGTCGCCCTAAGTGGAAAATACACCACAAACGCACTACTTTTTTCTATCGCTTATCCGCAGGCACGAGTGGTGTATAAAAACTTCTTAGAAATCGAATCTTCTGTGCTAAATGGCGAAGTCGATGCAGGAGTGCTAATCCACGAATCAATTTTGGATTTTAGTGATGAGTTAGAAGTAGAGCGCGAGATATGGGAGATTTGGCGTGAGCTATCAAGCGAGGTAGCAAAAGAATCTTTTAGCGATGAAGCAAGAGAGGTTTTGGATAAAGATGAATGCCTGCCACTGCCACTAGGAGGAATGGCACTGCGCCGCTCTATCCCGCTAAATCGCGCCATAGAGATAGAATCCACCCTCACAAAAGCTGTGCAAGTCGCCACAGATAATAAACCCCTGCTATCATCTATGCTACTAAATCGCAACCTAATACGCGTAAATGCCACGCAACTAGATACATATCTAAATCTCTATGCAAACGCAGAATCTATAAGCCTTAGCAAGAAGCAGATTCTCGCTTTAGATGTGCTTTTCGCACTTGGAGAAAAGCATAACAAGTATGACAAAGCGATAAAAGCAAGCGAGTTTTTTATCCCGCGTGAATACGCACAACTGCGAAATTGCTAG